A part of Pseudomonas sp. HR96 genomic DNA contains:
- a CDS encoding flavin reductase family protein: MTCPDVNAPPTPVLADAYRDGMRLLPAGVCLITSQHAGEWGGMIATAVTSVSAEPPTLLVCVNRSASLFAMIQASGSFCVNVLATAALPLVEQFSSSARRAERFQTGTWSTLPSGAPACGEALVAFDCRVAKVVDWHSHGIFLGEVGAVLQPAGSTEGAPLLYMDRRFHHLRELLVVE; the protein is encoded by the coding sequence ATGACTTGCCCTGACGTCAACGCCCCACCCACCCCGGTATTGGCCGACGCCTACCGCGACGGCATGCGCCTGCTGCCCGCCGGGGTCTGCCTGATCACCAGCCAGCATGCCGGCGAATGGGGCGGCATGATCGCCACCGCCGTGACCTCGGTCAGCGCCGAGCCACCGACCCTGCTGGTGTGCGTCAACCGCAGCGCCTCGCTGTTCGCCATGATCCAGGCCAGCGGCAGCTTCTGCGTCAACGTGCTGGCCACTGCGGCGCTGCCGCTGGTGGAGCAATTCAGCAGCTCGGCACGCCGCGCCGAACGCTTCCAGACCGGCACCTGGAGCACCCTGCCCAGCGGCGCACCGGCCTGCGGCGAAGCCCTGGTGGCCTTCGACTGCCGGGTGGCCAAGGTGGTCGACTGGCACAGCCACGGGATCTTTCTCGGTGAGGTGGGTGCGGTGTTGCAGCCAGCGGGTTCAACCGAGGGGGCGCCTTTGCTGTATATGGATCGGCGCTTTCATCATTTGCGGGAGTTGCTGGTGGTGGAGTGA
- a CDS encoding sel1 repeat family protein — translation MDRVASLKDNLAFTCVYEVIPESSMEVDILFKYARWLQNGNALKQVKSVDIEVERLYRIAAEQGHHKANMNLQAGAMRGFFTLKGSDHLRLSQELIASGVATGYYFIGVFLQQGGAGLVRDPEMALRYFRKSADEGSPQGQSYIANKLEPVDIAPIVANAMYRCAAEQGHGGAAARLGIGMKLDKQYAGALSAFQLGVAGGDETSAGYLESAFSGPLETDRFNYLGQKEDKERARRYNIIWRILARYSYAHPKVPEINEIVPLPPAPLPEWDGKLQWLEERLANIPPEKPSEELIKRLADEKMLEPATGRPMPGAAGFDQSKFPVKGCFSGQVCPQTGYWKAMWLPHEARGMLHSEVIRHVKEGEIMPTHFAERYFVRSWPFSDKHTVTEERVHWGLLA, via the coding sequence ATGGATCGCGTCGCTAGCCTTAAAGATAATCTCGCATTCACTTGTGTTTACGAAGTCATTCCTGAATCCAGCATGGAAGTCGATATTCTTTTTAAATACGCCCGATGGCTGCAAAACGGTAATGCGCTAAAGCAGGTGAAGTCGGTGGATATAGAGGTGGAGCGGCTATATCGTATTGCCGCTGAGCAGGGTCATCATAAAGCCAATATGAACTTGCAAGCGGGGGCGATGCGCGGCTTTTTTACACTCAAGGGGAGCGACCACTTGCGGCTTTCCCAAGAGTTGATCGCGAGTGGAGTTGCGACTGGCTATTACTTTATAGGTGTATTTTTACAGCAAGGAGGGGCTGGACTTGTACGAGATCCGGAGATGGCTTTACGGTATTTCCGCAAGTCAGCGGATGAAGGTAGCCCCCAAGGACAATCGTACATTGCTAATAAACTAGAGCCGGTCGATATCGCGCCGATAGTTGCTAATGCGATGTATCGATGTGCTGCCGAGCAGGGTCACGGAGGAGCGGCTGCAAGGCTAGGCATAGGTATGAAACTCGATAAACAATATGCAGGCGCGTTGTCAGCATTTCAGCTTGGCGTTGCAGGGGGGGATGAGACGTCGGCGGGCTATCTGGAAAGTGCTTTTAGTGGTCCGCTTGAGACAGATCGATTCAACTATTTAGGCCAGAAAGAGGACAAGGAGCGTGCTCGCCGCTATAACATTATCTGGCGCATTCTCGCGCGCTATTCCTACGCCCATCCGAAAGTCCCGGAAATCAACGAAATCGTCCCCCTCCCTCCAGCGCCCCTGCCTGAATGGGACGGCAAACTCCAATGGCTGGAAGAACGCCTCGCCAACATCCCACCCGAGAAACCCAGCGAAGAGCTGATCAAACGGCTCGCCGACGAGAAGATGCTCGAACCCGCCACCGGCAGACCCATGCCCGGCGCTGCCGGCTTCGACCAATCGAAGTTTCCAGTCAAAGGTTGCTTCAGCGGACAGGTCTGCCCGCAGACCGGGTACTGGAAAGCCATGTGGCTGCCCCATGAAGCGCGCGGGATGCTTCACTCCGAGGTCATCCGCCACGTCAAAGAGGGCGAGATCATGCCCACCCATTTCGCCGAGCGCTACTTTGTTCGCTCCTGGCCGTTTTCCGATAAGCATACGGTTACTGAGGAGCGGGTGCATTGGGGGCTGCTGGCTTGA